The sequence below is a genomic window from Thioclava nitratireducens.
CGAAAGCCGCCGTCGCATCCTCGAGCGCGGCGCCCACCGGCGCTTCGGGCGCGAGGCGGTAATCCGGCACGATCACCTCGAGGCCGCTCAGCTTCGCCAAGCGCCCGGTGAGACCGCGATACATCCAAGGGGAGCCGGTGACGTAACCACCGCCGTGAAGATAGAGAATGACGCGCCCGGCCACGCATTGTCCCGCGCGCAACGACAGCGCATCACGCCCGGCCAGCCTGATTTGCAGACGACATATCTCCGTGGGCTCGCGCACGATCCAACTGGCCAATCTCTCGGTCCCGCGCCGCATTTGCGCAGGGCCGTGGAACCTGCGCACCATCGGTTTTGCGAAAGCGCGCAGCCAGAGATTGAGTAAAACCAGACGGATCGACATATCAGCTCCGTTTCGCTTCGATCGCCTCCCAGATCCGGGCGGTGATATTCACGCCGTCGAACCGTTCGAGCTCCTGAATTCCGGTGGGCGAAGTCACGTTGATTTCGGTCAGCCAATCGCCGATCACATCGATTCCGACGAAAATCTGACCCTTCTCGCGCAGATGCGGACCGATCCGCGCACAGATTTCTCGATCGCGCGCGGTCAGCTCGACCTTTTCGGGCCGGCCGCCGACATGCATGTTCGACCGCGTCTCACCTTCCGCAGGCACCCGATTGATCGCGCCCACGGGCTCGCCATCGACAAGAATGATCCGCTTGTCGCCCTTCGACACCGCGGGCAGGAATTTCTGCGCGATCAACGGCTCGTTGTTGATGCCGATGAAAAGCTCATGCAGCGACGACAGGTTGCGGTCGTTCGGATCGAGCCGAAACACCCCCGCCCCCCCGTTGCCATAAAGCGGCTTGAGGATGATATCGCCATGCTCGGCCTTGAAGGCCCGGATGGCCTCGAGGTCGCGCGCAATCAATGTCGGCGGCGTCAGGTCGGGGAAGTCGAGAACGAGTAGCTTCTCGGGCGAATTGCGAACCCAGAAAGGATCGTTCACCACAAGCGTCTCGGGATGAATCCGATCCAGCAGATGCGTCGTGGTGATGTAACCCATGTCAAAGGGTGGATCCTGCCGTAGCCAGACGACGTCCCAATCCCCCAGATCGATCTCGGCCTCTTCGCCCAACGAGAAGTGATTGCCCTTCTCGCGGCGCACCGTGAGCGGCCAACCACGTGCATAAACGCGACCCTCGCGATAAATCAGACGGCCCGGC
It includes:
- the gshB gene encoding glutathione synthase: MGLKVAIQMDPIEAVNIEADSTFRIAEEAQARGHELFYYTPGRLIYREGRVYARGWPLTVRREKGNHFSLGEEAEIDLGDWDVVWLRQDPPFDMGYITTTHLLDRIHPETLVVNDPFWVRNSPEKLLVLDFPDLTPPTLIARDLEAIRAFKAEHGDIILKPLYGNGGAGVFRLDPNDRNLSSLHELFIGINNEPLIAQKFLPAVSKGDKRIILVDGEPVGAINRVPAEGETRSNMHVGGRPEKVELTARDREICARIGPHLREKGQIFVGIDVIGDWLTEINVTSPTGIQELERFDGVNITARIWEAIEAKRS